TTGCGTTTTAGCAGCTTCATGGTATAGGTGACGGATCAATTCAGCTGAATCAGAGTTGATAGAAGTGATTGCACCATTTTTTGTCAAAATAGCTGCGTTGTATGCAGTAGAATAGTACACCTCAAATTTATAAGCCCACCAGTCTGCAAATACAGATGCTCCCATGGTGTACTCAGCGATTTCCGGAGCCACTTTGAATCCTTCATTGGTATGTTGGAATACTAGTTTACTGATACCGAAATCACGTGCTACATTGATCAACATATAAATCTCATCTGCACGATAGGAGTGACAGTGAATGATGATCTTTCCATCTAAAATATCCACCAAAGTCTGTAGTCTTTCGTCATATTCAGGAGCCTCAGCAGTACTTCCTTTTTGAGAAGAGGCAGAATTATAATCTTCCCAAGCTTTCTTATACTGAAGTGCTTCACTGAAGCCATTTCTTAGAATTGCTTCAACACCCATTCTAGTTCTTGGCTGAACGCCTTTTCCTCTACCATGAACACGTGTTGGGTTTTCACCCAATGCAAACTTGATAGTTCTTGGAGCATCTTGCATGATGATATCAGCAGGATTAGATGATCCATAGCGGTGCTTCAACGTTACATTTTGACCACCTACTACATTGGCAGATCCGTGCATCGCGTGAGAAATAGTTACACCACCTGCCAAAGCTCGGTAGAGACCAATTTCATATGGATTTACCATG
Above is a window of Algoriphagus machipongonensis DNA encoding:
- a CDS encoding amidohydrolase family protein, which gives rise to MKKLKYFLAAFLGLSFSFASAQTPKGSVLIKNATVLTVTNGTLENSDVLVEDGIIKKIGQDISAPSGVETVDATGKFLMPGIIDAHSHVALDVVNEATAPIVAEVRMRDMVNPYEIGLYRALAGGVTISHAMHGSANVVGGQNVTLKHRYGSSNPADIIMQDAPRTIKFALGENPTRVHGRGKGVQPRTRMGVEAILRNGFSEALQYKKAWEDYNSASSQKGSTAEAPEYDERLQTLVDILDGKIIIHCHSYRADEIYMLINVARDFGISKLVFQHTNEGFKVAPEIAEYTMGASVFADWWAYKFEVYYSTAYNAAILTKNGAITSINSDSAELIRHLYHEAAKTQRYGGMTDEEALSMITMNPARQLGISDIVGSIEEGKQADLVIFEGHPLSVYAIPQQTYVDGVKYFDIEEDKDDQRLKVSPTDMVEPIFLSEEDHRCLQGVELNFSDISETLFNTNY